The Tistrella mobilis genome includes a window with the following:
- a CDS encoding iron chelate uptake ABC transporter family permease subunit, with translation MIFDAFLLRALAGGIGLALVMGPLGCFVVWRRMAYFGDTLAHSALLGITLGTVTGLGFGPGIVIACLSVAVLLVMMKRRQALAEDTLLGILAHSALSLGLVAMALAGNPRVDLMAYLFGDILAIHGGDLWSIWLGGAAVLAVLALLWRRLLTITVDEDLARVEGVPVLGVQLAFMALIALVIALAMKIVGVLLVTSLLVIPAAAARRLAPTPEAMAVIAALTGAVAVTLGLGASLLWDLPSGPAVVVAAAMIFGLVTLLPQRLVAP, from the coding sequence ATGATCTTCGACGCATTCCTGCTCCGGGCGCTTGCCGGCGGCATCGGTCTCGCCCTGGTGATGGGGCCGCTCGGCTGTTTCGTGGTCTGGCGGCGCATGGCCTATTTCGGCGACACGCTGGCCCATTCGGCGCTGCTCGGCATCACGCTCGGCACCGTCACCGGGCTCGGCTTCGGGCCGGGCATCGTGATCGCCTGCCTGTCGGTCGCGGTGCTGCTGGTGATGATGAAGCGTCGCCAGGCCCTGGCCGAAGACACGCTGCTGGGCATCCTGGCCCATTCGGCGCTGTCGCTGGGGCTGGTCGCCATGGCGCTGGCCGGCAATCCGCGGGTCGACCTGATGGCCTATCTGTTCGGCGATATCCTGGCGATCCATGGCGGCGATCTCTGGTCGATCTGGCTGGGCGGCGCCGCCGTGCTGGCGGTGCTGGCGCTGCTCTGGCGCCGGCTGCTGACCATCACCGTCGACGAGGATCTGGCCCGGGTGGAGGGCGTGCCGGTGCTGGGCGTGCAACTGGCCTTCATGGCGCTGATCGCGCTGGTGATCGCACTCGCCATGAAGATCGTCGGCGTGCTGCTGGTGACGTCGCTGCTGGTCATCCCGGCCGCCGCCGCGCGGCGGCTGGCGCCAACCCCTGAGGCGATGGCAGTGATTGCGGCCCTGACCGGCGCCGTGGCGGTGACGCTGGGGCTGGGCGCCTCGCTGCTCTGGGATCTGCCGTCGGGGCCCGCCGTGGTGGTGGCGGCGGCCATGATCTTCGGCCTGGTCACCCTGCTGCCGCAGCGGCTGGTGGCGCCATAG
- a CDS encoding MFS transporter: MARNRLKPLFRALAAPAYRQYTIGNATSLIGMWVQRLAIGWMAWKLTGSGAWLGVLAMCELLPTVILSPAVGALADRLDRRRLIIATQGLMLVQSLTAFTLVATGLITIGWLVALGLVLGVVTAFGQPARLALVPELVPRDDLPAAVALNASLFNLARFLGPAIAAPLLALEDGTAAFAAYPLTLILFLVQLIRLRVPVAEDAGSGRARTATRPGLIADFRDGLAFALRHGGIGPLLALLCFASLGARALPEILPALADGHFGAGAGGYAAFTAAIGIGALAAGLWMAIGAGERRLVQVAVVATALGAAGTALSALAPTEPVAIALLTLVGFAITSNGISIQTLLQLHAPPDRRGRVIGLYLVVMRGVPALGALAIGSAADLVGITLPLLAAALIAAAGAAYAWTRLPRIEAGLAESAASGRSEG, translated from the coding sequence ATGGCCCGCAACCGGCTGAAGCCGCTTTTCCGTGCGCTCGCCGCACCCGCCTATCGCCAGTATACGATCGGCAATGCCACCTCGCTGATCGGCATGTGGGTGCAGCGCCTCGCCATCGGCTGGATGGCCTGGAAGCTGACGGGGTCCGGCGCCTGGCTGGGCGTGCTCGCCATGTGCGAGCTGCTGCCGACGGTGATCCTGAGCCCCGCGGTCGGCGCACTGGCCGATCGGCTGGACCGACGCCGGCTGATCATCGCAACCCAGGGCCTGATGCTGGTCCAGTCGCTGACCGCCTTCACCCTGGTGGCGACCGGGCTGATCACCATCGGCTGGCTGGTGGCGCTGGGTCTGGTGCTGGGCGTGGTCACGGCCTTCGGTCAGCCGGCACGTCTGGCGCTGGTGCCTGAGCTGGTGCCGCGCGACGATCTGCCCGCCGCGGTCGCGCTGAATGCCAGCCTCTTTAACCTGGCGCGCTTCCTGGGCCCGGCGATCGCCGCCCCGCTGCTGGCGCTGGAGGACGGCACGGCCGCTTTCGCCGCCTATCCGCTGACGCTGATCCTGTTCCTGGTGCAGCTGATCCGCCTGCGCGTGCCGGTGGCGGAAGATGCCGGCAGCGGCCGCGCGCGCACCGCCACCCGCCCCGGGCTGATCGCCGATTTCCGCGACGGTCTGGCCTTCGCCCTGCGCCATGGCGGCATCGGCCCGCTGCTCGCCCTGCTCTGTTTCGCCAGCCTCGGCGCCCGCGCTTTGCCCGAGATCCTGCCGGCCCTGGCCGATGGCCATTTCGGTGCCGGCGCCGGCGGATATGCCGCCTTCACCGCCGCCATCGGCATCGGCGCGCTGGCGGCAGGGCTGTGGATGGCGATTGGCGCAGGCGAACGACGCCTGGTTCAGGTGGCGGTGGTGGCCACCGCCCTCGGCGCCGCCGGTACGGCGCTGTCGGCCCTTGCCCCCACCGAACCGGTGGCGATCGCCCTGCTGACCCTGGTCGGCTTTGCCATCACCTCGAACGGCATCTCGATCCAGACCCTGCTGCAGCTGCATGCGCCGCCCGACCGCCGGGGCCGGGTGATCGGGCTTTATCTCGTCGTCATGCGCGGCGTGCCGGCGCTGGGCGCGCTCGCCATCGGCAGCGCCGCCGATCTGGTCGGCATCACCCTGCCCCTGCTCGCGGCCGCCCTGATCGCGGCGGCAGGGGCCGCATACGCCTGGACCCGCCTGCCGCGGATCGAGGCCGGCCTTGCAGAAAGTGCCGCATCGGGCCGGAGCGAGGGCTGA
- a CDS encoding metal ABC transporter ATP-binding protein, whose translation MTAVGLMSDSRDSRPATRPSGPPLVEIRNLLVERDGRRLLDGIDLAIAPGRIVTLIGPNGAGKSTLVKAALGLVAPSAGTVVRRPGLRIGYVPQSLAVDRTLPLTARRFMTLADVHGSRPRASEIAEALAEAGAEGLETRSFHKLSGGEAKRVMLARALLQQPDLLVLDEAAAHLDMPGQIAFYRTLRAIRDRRGCGILMVSHDLHLVMSATDHVLCLNGHVCCSGHPDDVSRDPAFLALFGPLGADALAPYHHAHDHVHDHVHGPGGCTAGCGPDEVPHDHAAAGHHHHH comes from the coding sequence ATGACCGCGGTCGGCCTGATGTCGGACAGCCGCGACAGCCGCCCGGCGACCAGGCCCTCAGGGCCGCCGCTGGTTGAGATCCGCAACCTGCTGGTCGAGCGCGACGGCCGCCGGCTGCTGGACGGCATCGACCTTGCCATCGCCCCGGGGCGGATCGTCACCCTGATCGGCCCCAACGGGGCCGGCAAGTCGACGCTGGTCAAGGCGGCGCTCGGCCTGGTGGCGCCGTCGGCCGGCACGGTGGTGCGGCGGCCGGGGCTGCGGATCGGTTATGTGCCGCAATCGCTCGCCGTAGATCGCACCCTGCCGCTGACCGCGCGGCGCTTCATGACGCTCGCCGATGTCCATGGCAGCCGGCCCAGGGCGTCCGAGATCGCCGAGGCCCTGGCCGAAGCCGGGGCGGAAGGCCTGGAGACCCGGTCCTTCCACAAGCTGTCGGGGGGCGAGGCCAAGCGGGTGATGCTCGCTCGCGCCCTGTTGCAGCAGCCCGATCTGCTGGTGCTGGACGAGGCGGCGGCCCATCTGGACATGCCCGGCCAGATCGCCTTCTACCGCACACTGCGGGCGATCCGCGACCGGCGCGGTTGCGGCATCCTGATGGTCAGCCATGATCTGCATCTGGTGATGTCGGCGACCGACCATGTGCTGTGCCTGAACGGCCATGTCTGCTGTTCGGGCCACCCCGACGACGTCAGCCGCGACCCGGCCTTCCTTGCCCTGTTCGGGCCGCTGGGGGCGGATGCGCTGGCGCCCTATCACCACGCCCATGATCATGTGCACGACCATGTCCACGGGCCCGGGGGGTGTACCGCAGGCTGCGGGCCGGACGAGGTACCGCATGATCACGCTGCCGCCGGCCACCACCATCACCACTGA
- a CDS encoding ABC transporter permease yields MSTGTATGEDRLGRMMMRLYLGLFLFYLFLPLIVMGAATFNDSRLPTITPWAGTTLKWFDALWSDRQMWEGLTTSLLAAAGVVAVTVPVGTAAALLLDGLRGRARSFGFALMVSPLLTPGVIIGISTLVFWRQVEVGGGLFLIIVAQSTYIAAYVMLMVQARLQRFDRGLEEAARDLGASPWTSFRRITLPFLAPTMLAAAFIAFLQSFENYNTTLFVRGFDTPLTVYIASKVRTGVTPAVNALGLILIALTILGAVIWELNRRRAAKRIAPAG; encoded by the coding sequence ATGAGCACCGGAACCGCCACCGGCGAAGACCGTCTGGGCCGCATGATGATGCGGCTCTATCTGGGCCTGTTTCTGTTCTACCTCTTCCTGCCGCTGATCGTGATGGGGGCGGCCACCTTCAACGACAGCCGCCTGCCCACCATCACCCCCTGGGCCGGCACCACGCTCAAATGGTTCGACGCCCTGTGGTCCGACAGGCAGATGTGGGAAGGGCTGACCACCAGCCTGCTGGCCGCGGCCGGCGTGGTCGCGGTCACGGTGCCGGTCGGCACCGCCGCAGCCCTGCTGCTCGACGGGCTGCGCGGGCGGGCGCGCAGCTTCGGCTTCGCGCTGATGGTCTCCCCCCTGCTGACGCCGGGCGTGATCATCGGCATCTCGACCCTGGTCTTCTGGCGTCAGGTCGAGGTCGGCGGCGGGCTGTTCCTGATCATCGTCGCCCAGTCCACCTATATCGCGGCCTATGTGATGCTGATGGTCCAGGCGCGGCTGCAGCGCTTCGACCGCGGGCTGGAGGAAGCCGCGCGCGATCTGGGGGCCAGCCCCTGGACCTCGTTCCGCCGCATCACCCTGCCCTTTCTGGCGCCGACCATGCTGGCCGCCGCCTTCATCGCCTTCCTGCAGAGCTTCGAGAACTACAACACCACCCTGTTCGTGCGCGGCTTCGATACGCCGCTCACCGTCTATATCGCCAGCAAGGTGCGCACCGGTGTCACCCCCGCGGTCAATGCGCTGGGGCTGATCCTGATCGCGCTCACCATTCTGGGCGCGGTGATCTGGGAACTGAACCGCCGGCGGGCCGCGAAGCGCATCGCCCCCGCCGGCTGA
- a CDS encoding ABC transporter permease has translation MGDMIRRRGPALAFAILGISAVWVLILVVLPQLWMLDYSLRPNLPPSKVGGPEDIRSFANYAALFSNQIHFAIFIKTIWASALVTLLTLVACYPIAYYLAQVATRRRAATVMLILIIPFWINEVLRTFAWYIILALNGPLNGLLLGLGVIDQPVRWIDGNGAVLVGMVYAYVLFMVFPIYNAIESLDRAQIEAARDLGAGWPRIHRRVVIPHAKPGIATGCIMTFMLAAGSYAVPALLGSPGSRWFTQIIYDWFFEGGNWHMGAAYAFVLLLICMGFIMIMMRVFKVGVGDIAR, from the coding sequence ATGGGTGACATGATCCGCCGGCGCGGCCCGGCCCTCGCCTTCGCCATTCTGGGGATCAGCGCGGTCTGGGTGCTGATCCTGGTGGTGCTGCCGCAGCTCTGGATGCTGGACTATTCGCTGCGCCCCAACCTGCCGCCCTCGAAGGTCGGCGGGCCGGAGGACATCCGCAGCTTTGCCAACTATGCCGCGCTGTTCTCGAACCAGATCCATTTCGCCATCTTCATCAAGACGATCTGGGCGAGCGCGCTGGTCACCCTGCTGACCCTGGTCGCCTGCTACCCCATCGCCTATTACCTGGCCCAGGTCGCCACCCGCAGGCGGGCGGCGACCGTGATGCTGATCCTGATCATTCCGTTCTGGATCAACGAGGTGCTGCGTACTTTCGCCTGGTACATCATCCTGGCGCTGAACGGGCCGCTGAACGGCCTTCTGCTCGGCCTCGGCGTCATCGATCAGCCGGTGCGCTGGATCGACGGCAACGGCGCGGTGCTGGTCGGCATGGTCTATGCTTATGTGCTGTTCATGGTCTTCCCGATCTACAACGCGATCGAAAGCCTGGACCGGGCACAGATCGAAGCCGCCCGCGATCTGGGGGCCGGCTGGCCGCGCATCCACCGCCGGGTGGTGATCCCCCATGCCAAGCCGGGCATCGCCACCGGCTGCATCATGACCTTCATGCTCGCCGCCGGCTCCTATGCCGTGCCGGCCCTGCTCGGCTCGCCCGGCAGCCGCTGGTTCACCCAGATCATCTATGACTGGTTCTTCGAGGGTGGCAACTGGCATATGGGCGCTGCCTATGCCTTCGTGCTGCTGCTGATCTGCATGGGCTTCATCATGATCATGATGCGGGTGTTCAAGGTCGGCGTGGGAGACATCGCAAGATGA
- a CDS encoding transcriptional repressor, translated as MANHAHDHAHASPHPAPAEGAAEAFPQGDHDHHACVATALDAAERICAANGARLTDLRRRVLELVLEGHEPVRAYDVLDRLKDERSGAAPPTVYRALDFLLEQGLVHRIESMNAFVGCGLAGRSHAGQFLICDACGRVAEVTDAGTSDRLAALARAAGFTLKRQMVELHGLCPACTTAAGEGDAA; from the coding sequence ATGGCCAATCACGCTCACGACCACGCCCATGCCAGCCCGCATCCCGCACCCGCCGAGGGCGCGGCGGAGGCTTTTCCGCAGGGCGACCATGATCATCACGCCTGTGTCGCCACCGCGCTGGATGCGGCGGAGCGGATCTGTGCGGCCAATGGCGCGCGGCTGACCGATCTGCGCCGCCGGGTGCTGGAGCTGGTGCTGGAGGGGCACGAGCCGGTGCGCGCCTATGACGTGCTCGACCGGCTGAAGGACGAGCGCAGCGGCGCCGCACCGCCCACGGTCTATCGGGCGCTGGATTTCCTGCTGGAACAGGGGCTGGTGCATCGGATCGAGTCGATGAACGCCTTTGTCGGCTGCGGTCTGGCCGGGCGCAGCCATGCCGGCCAGTTCCTGATCTGCGATGCCTGCGGCCGCGTGGCCGAGGTGACCGATGCCGGCACCAGCGACCGCCTGGCGGCGCTGGCCAGGGCGGCCGGCTTCACGCTGAAGCGGCAGATGGTGGAGCTGCACGGGCTTTGCCCCGCCTGCACCACCGCGGCCGGCGAAGGGGATGCCGCATGA
- a CDS encoding ABC transporter ATP-binding protein yields MSHGVTLEHVTMRFGAGPAAVDDVDLTIAPGHFFSILGPSGCGKTTLLRMIGGFLEPTSGRVLIGGRDMAGQRPEQRPTAMIFQNLALFPLMTVAENIGFGLEVRGIAAAERRKRVEKLLDVIALPGIADKKVTDLSGGQRQRVAIARALAVEPQVLLLDEPLSALDLKLRQHMRAELRALQQRTGVTFIYITHDQGEALAMSDEVAVMSAGRVQQVAAPAELYDRPRTAFVAGFVGEANRIAGRVTGMDGNEAVVDTAFGPMAGIAPAPLKAGQPAALFVRPERMRLTAAEGLSAIGALPAVVTDQRFEGAFLHLVARPEGHGPGLPAEFLAQLVNDGNLPPLAPGVRIGLAFGPQDAVVLADG; encoded by the coding sequence ATGAGCCACGGCGTCACCCTTGAACACGTCACCATGCGCTTCGGCGCCGGCCCCGCGGCCGTCGACGACGTCGACCTGACCATTGCCCCCGGCCATTTCTTCTCGATCCTGGGCCCCTCGGGCTGTGGCAAGACCACGCTGCTGCGCATGATCGGCGGGTTCCTGGAGCCGACCTCCGGCCGGGTGCTGATCGGTGGCCGCGACATGGCCGGCCAGCGGCCCGAACAGCGGCCGACCGCCATGATCTTCCAGAACCTGGCGCTGTTCCCGCTGATGACCGTGGCCGAGAATATCGGCTTCGGCCTGGAAGTCCGCGGCATCGCCGCGGCCGAGCGTCGCAAGCGGGTCGAGAAGCTGCTCGACGTCATCGCCCTGCCCGGCATCGCCGACAAGAAGGTCACCGACCTCTCGGGCGGTCAGCGTCAGCGCGTCGCCATCGCCCGCGCGCTGGCAGTGGAGCCGCAGGTGCTGCTGCTCGACGAGCCGCTTTCGGCGCTGGATCTGAAGCTGCGCCAGCACATGCGGGCGGAACTTCGCGCCCTGCAGCAGCGCACCGGCGTCACCTTCATCTACATCACCCATGATCAGGGCGAGGCGCTGGCCATGTCCGACGAGGTGGCGGTGATGAGCGCCGGCCGCGTCCAGCAGGTCGCGGCCCCGGCCGAACTCTACGACCGGCCGCGCACCGCCTTCGTCGCGGGCTTCGTGGGCGAGGCCAACCGCATCGCCGGCCGGGTGACCGGCATGGACGGCAACGAGGCGGTGGTCGACACCGCCTTCGGCCCGATGGCCGGCATCGCGCCCGCGCCGCTGAAGGCCGGCCAGCCGGCCGCCCTGTTCGTGCGCCCCGAACGCATGCGCCTGACCGCCGCCGAGGGGCTCTCCGCCATCGGCGCCCTGCCGGCGGTGGTGACCGATCAGCGCTTCGAAGGCGCCTTTCTGCATCTGGTCGCCCGGCCCGAAGGCCATGGCCCGGGGCTGCCGGCCGAATTTCTGGCCCAGCTGGTCAATGACGGCAATCTGCCGCCGCTGGCGCCGGGTGTGCGCATCGGCCTCGCCTTCGGGCCGCAGGATGCGGTGGTGCTGGCCGATGGGTGA
- a CDS encoding zinc ABC transporter substrate-binding protein — protein sequence MTGVQATAVAALLLAGTALGGASSARADVPVVVATIKPLHALAAGVMAGVGTPDLLVQGAASPHDYALKPSDARLLDRAGVVIWAGPGVESFMPRIVDGLAGKARTLAMIDAPGVKPLPIREGGVWEPHEHAHGDHDDHDHEEHGHEEHGHADDGHDHDDHAHDDHGHDDHGHDDHGHGDHDHDHGAMDGHVWLSPANARAMVAEIAHVLAEADPEHAARYRDNAAAYDARLAKLDQTVTAELAPVKTRPFIVFHDAYQYFETAYGLAGVGSVTLNPEQPPGARRITELRQRITDGGVACVFAEPQFDPRLVKTLTEGTSAKSAVLDPVGADLTPGPDAYPELITALARSMTDCLAPGA from the coding sequence ATGACGGGTGTGCAGGCAACCGCGGTAGCGGCCCTGCTGCTGGCCGGAACCGCCCTTGGTGGTGCGTCTTCGGCACGGGCTGACGTGCCGGTGGTTGTGGCGACGATCAAGCCGCTGCACGCGCTGGCGGCCGGCGTGATGGCCGGTGTGGGCACGCCCGACCTGCTGGTCCAGGGCGCCGCCAGCCCGCATGACTATGCGCTGAAGCCCTCTGATGCCCGCCTGCTCGACCGGGCCGGCGTGGTGATCTGGGCCGGCCCCGGGGTCGAAAGCTTCATGCCCCGGATCGTCGACGGTCTGGCCGGCAAGGCCCGCACGCTCGCCATGATCGACGCGCCGGGGGTGAAGCCCCTGCCGATCCGCGAAGGCGGGGTCTGGGAACCGCATGAGCACGCCCATGGTGATCACGACGATCATGATCATGAAGAGCATGGGCATGAAGAGCATGGGCATGCCGACGACGGGCATGACCATGACGACCATGCCCACGACGACCATGGGCACGACGACCACGGGCACGACGACCATGGGCACGGGGATCACGACCATGATCACGGCGCCATGGACGGCCATGTCTGGCTGTCGCCGGCCAATGCCCGCGCGATGGTGGCTGAAATCGCCCATGTGCTGGCCGAAGCCGATCCGGAGCATGCCGCGCGCTATCGCGACAACGCCGCTGCCTATGATGCGCGTCTGGCAAAGCTGGACCAGACAGTCACGGCCGAACTGGCGCCGGTCAAAACGCGGCCCTTCATCGTCTTCCACGATGCCTATCAGTATTTCGAAACCGCCTATGGCCTGGCCGGCGTCGGCTCGGTGACCCTCAATCCGGAGCAGCCGCCGGGTGCGCGCCGTATCACCGAGCTGCGCCAGCGGATCACCGATGGCGGCGTCGCCTGCGTCTTCGCAGAACCGCAATTCGATCCGCGCCTGGTGAAGACGCTGACCGAGGGCACATCGGCCAAAAGCGCCGTGCTCGACCCGGTCGGCGCCGATCTCACCCCCGGCCCCGACGCCTATCCGGAACTGATCACCGCTCTTGCGCGTTCCATGACCGACTGCCTCGCCCCCGGCGCCTGA
- a CDS encoding alpha/beta hydrolase — translation MATMIHFATNRKPAPKTVFSESFNDDPDELRFGTASFDGSALYRAPLDAVAASAEVTIRPENLARNRLGSTDAFAAIRQAVSGNRDVLLFVHGYNHSFRESLGRAVQIQQWLADGGRDMVMVLFAWPSLGRGVSGRTYRDERGRAQMSGPALGRLLLKAADFLRAGPGGAGDPGAVCTARIHLLAHSMGNWVLRGGIGHMRTFVGDNIPPLFDEVILTAADEDDDTLTAPKKLAPLLRGCRRVTVYYNQQDLALKASDVAMGNPDRLGQSGPLRPDTLPAKIAAINVSPAILRNLTGDRAWEDDPTGHQYFRNNAVVRADMLHVMTGALDEDIPNRSRRPGWWRLG, via the coding sequence ATGGCGACCATGATCCATTTCGCGACCAACCGCAAACCGGCACCGAAGACGGTGTTTTCGGAGAGCTTCAACGACGACCCGGACGAGCTGCGCTTCGGCACCGCAAGCTTCGACGGATCCGCGCTTTATCGCGCGCCGCTGGACGCGGTCGCCGCCAGTGCCGAGGTGACGATCCGGCCCGAGAATCTGGCCCGCAATCGCCTGGGCAGCACCGATGCCTTCGCCGCCATTCGCCAGGCCGTTTCCGGCAATCGCGATGTGCTGTTGTTTGTGCATGGTTACAATCACAGCTTCCGCGAGTCGCTGGGGCGGGCCGTGCAGATCCAGCAATGGCTGGCCGATGGCGGGCGGGACATGGTGATGGTTCTGTTCGCCTGGCCGTCGCTCGGCCGCGGGGTCAGCGGCCGCACCTATCGGGACGAGCGCGGCCGGGCGCAGATGTCGGGCCCGGCGCTCGGCCGGCTGCTGCTCAAGGCCGCCGATTTCCTGCGCGCCGGCCCGGGCGGAGCGGGGGATCCCGGGGCGGTGTGCACCGCGCGGATCCACCTTCTGGCCCACAGCATGGGCAACTGGGTGCTGCGTGGGGGCATCGGCCATATGCGCACCTTCGTCGGCGACAACATTCCGCCGCTGTTCGACGAGGTGATCCTGACGGCCGCGGACGAGGACGACGACACCCTGACTGCGCCGAAAAAACTGGCGCCGCTGCTGCGCGGCTGCCGCCGGGTGACGGTCTATTACAATCAGCAGGATCTGGCGCTGAAGGCGAGCGATGTGGCGATGGGCAATCCCGACCGGCTGGGCCAGTCGGGTCCGCTCAGGCCCGACACCCTGCCGGCCAAGATTGCCGCGATCAACGTCTCGCCGGCCATTCTGCGCAATCTGACCGGGGATCGCGCCTGGGAGGACGACCCGACCGGCCACCAGTATTTCCGCAACAATGCCGTGGTACGTGCCGACATGCTGCATGTGATGACCGGCGCGCTGGACGAGGACATCCCGAACCGCAGCCGCCGCCCGGGCTGGTGGCGGCTGGGGTAG
- a CDS encoding universal stress protein yields the protein MKTILVPMHGDDGDAVALETAHSVAQHFKSHIEALLIRHDPQILAGDGLVIPSDYLVEMGNRWQNMAERVRKVYEETVTRLGIQKAEIDAGGAALGCPTASWRELSGQEAEVVGHQSRVFDLTIVARPDDPARDLWRVTAEAVLFDGGRPVLVTPQAPRAELGRKVLVAWNGSTETAQCVAMAMPWLTTADEVLVLAVKGGMVPGPSAEELARHLARNGVAAGARTLDEGDRSVAEVIIAEAHAMGADLIVKGAYTQSRFRQMIFGGVTNDLLHRSPLPVLFAH from the coding sequence ATGAAGACGATACTGGTCCCCATGCATGGCGACGATGGCGACGCCGTGGCGCTCGAGACCGCCCATTCCGTCGCGCAGCATTTCAAGAGCCATATCGAAGCCCTGCTGATCCGCCACGACCCGCAGATCCTGGCCGGTGACGGCCTGGTCATCCCGTCGGACTATCTGGTCGAGATGGGCAATCGCTGGCAGAACATGGCCGAGCGGGTGCGCAAGGTCTATGAGGAGACGGTCACCCGGCTGGGCATTCAGAAGGCCGAGATCGATGCCGGCGGTGCCGCACTCGGCTGCCCGACCGCATCCTGGCGCGAGCTTTCGGGCCAGGAAGCCGAGGTGGTCGGCCATCAGTCGCGGGTCTTCGATCTGACCATCGTCGCCCGCCCCGACGATCCGGCGCGCGACCTCTGGCGGGTGACCGCCGAGGCGGTGCTGTTCGATGGCGGCCGGCCGGTTCTGGTCACCCCGCAGGCCCCGCGCGCCGAGCTGGGCCGCAAGGTGCTGGTCGCCTGGAACGGCAGCACCGAGACCGCGCAATGCGTGGCCATGGCGATGCCCTGGCTGACCACCGCCGACGAGGTGCTGGTGCTGGCGGTGAAGGGCGGCATGGTGCCCGGCCCCTCGGCCGAGGAACTGGCGCGGCATCTGGCCCGCAACGGCGTCGCCGCCGGCGCGCGCACGCTGGACGAGGGCGACCGCAGCGTCGCCGAGGTGATCATCGCCGAGGCCCATGCCATGGGCGCCGACCTGATCGTGAAGGGTGCCTATACCCAGAGCCGCTTCCGGCAGATGATCTTCGGCGGCGTCACCAACGACCTGCTGCACCGCTCGCCGCTGCCGGTGCTGTTCGCGCATTGA
- a CDS encoding extracellular solute-binding protein — MTDKVDANSVAAGTAAAARAFTRRGLLKASALGGAALALTGPAILNPARAAGGEVRIFAWAGYVTDEMLDAFKSATGITPVRTEYGTNDELLNQLRASQGGGFDIIWPTVDRVPNYVEFELVQPIDEGKVAFDRLLPATISGSAGMGGVIGGKRYIVPVDWGTEALTFHKQQAPLEYGKASFGDLWKPDFAGKVTVRAHSALAGLGLWLESEGKLPAPYRDSFKDEATMTKNYDVIIAEAIKHKKNVGQFWSNENEAQGAFRANGCVIGQTWDSSSLALSKEGLPFGYVAPKEGALAWMEGVCLTSKAPNLDNAYAFINWLLTPEAGAMLANHMGYNSTVKGADALLTPENKAFFAAAYPGDALDKLWWWPVQESWFVAKRNGYQDQFLSA, encoded by the coding sequence ATGACCGACAAGGTCGATGCCAACTCCGTGGCGGCCGGGACCGCCGCCGCGGCCCGTGCCTTCACCCGCCGCGGCCTGCTCAAGGCCTCGGCTCTCGGCGGCGCCGCCCTCGCCCTCACGGGCCCGGCGATCCTGAACCCGGCCCGCGCGGCGGGTGGCGAGGTCCGGATCTTCGCCTGGGCCGGCTATGTCACCGACGAGATGCTGGACGCCTTCAAGTCGGCCACCGGCATCACCCCGGTGCGCACCGAATACGGCACCAATGACGAGCTGCTGAACCAGCTCCGCGCCAGCCAGGGCGGCGGTTTCGACATCATCTGGCCGACCGTCGACCGCGTGCCCAACTATGTCGAGTTCGAGCTGGTGCAGCCGATCGACGAGGGCAAGGTCGCCTTCGACCGCCTGCTGCCCGCCACCATTTCGGGCTCGGCCGGCATGGGCGGCGTGATCGGCGGCAAGCGCTATATCGTGCCGGTCGACTGGGGCACCGAGGCGCTGACCTTCCACAAGCAGCAGGCGCCGCTGGAATACGGCAAGGCCAGCTTCGGCGATCTGTGGAAGCCGGACTTCGCCGGCAAGGTCACCGTCCGCGCCCATTCGGCCCTGGCCGGCCTGGGTCTCTGGCTCGAATCCGAAGGCAAGCTGCCCGCGCCCTATCGCGACAGCTTCAAGGACGAGGCCACGATGACGAAGAACTACGACGTCATCATCGCCGAGGCCATCAAGCACAAGAAGAATGTCGGCCAGTTCTGGAGCAACGAAAACGAGGCCCAGGGCGCCTTCCGCGCCAATGGCTGCGTGATCGGCCAGACCTGGGATTCGTCGTCGCTGGCCCTGTCCAAGGAAGGCCTGCCCTTCGGCTATGTGGCGCCCAAGGAAGGCGCGCTGGCCTGGATGGAAGGCGTGTGCCTCACCTCGAAGGCGCCGAACCTCGACAACGCCTATGCCTTCATCAATTGGCTGCTGACCCCGGAAGCGGGCGCGATGCTGGCCAACCACATGGGCTACAACTCCACCGTCAAGGGCGCCGACGCGCTGCTGACGCCCGAGAACAAGGCCTTCTTCGCCGCCGCCTATCCGGGCGACGCGCTGGACAAGCTGTGGTGGTGGCCGGTGCAGGAAAGCTGGTTCGTCGCCAAGCGCAACGGCTATCAGGACCAGTTCCTGTCCGCCTGA